From the Comamonas odontotermitis genome, one window contains:
- a CDS encoding RelA/SpoT family protein, whose protein sequence is MKSLTAVAQPAPGAEHLPAEPVSPLVAATAHALPAQDDVLARARSFALPLIAEETLDTGENALQHADAVAAILKHIGGSEAMQAAAYLVHASEQLNKPREVIGKVFGESYASLAVETVALMKVQAQARQADAGHLVDDPATQTENIRKMLLAFSRDLRVVMLRLTSRLQTLRWYAASKRPVSPAIARESLQVFAPLANRLGIWQIKWELEDLSFRFLEPDTYKKIAKLLDETRVERELYMVTLRERLESALRSHSISATVAGRPKHIYSIIKKMRGKSLDFEQLFDIRALRVVVPTVKDCYAALSFVHETFAPIESEFDDYIAKPKPNGYQSLHTVVRDDNGKAIEIQIRTQAMHDHAENGVAAHWAYKEAGAKGYAGVTASSDYDAKIAVLRQLLAWRKDLVGQTQDSGLFDDHIYVLTPDAAVIELPQGATPVDFAYSVHTELGHRCRGAKVDGQMVPLNTALQNGQTVEVVAVKEGRPSRDWLNAELGYLVSSRAKAKVRAWFNAQITHENVSRGRELVEKLLQREGKTSLKHDDLAEQLGFKTAEALFEVVGKDELSLRAIENILRPPEPQAPQDELLLNRPRKASDGSGKGGVLVVGVDSLMTQLAKCCKPAPPDVIGGFVTRGKGVSVHRCDCSNFREMRARNPERVIEVEWGYGGRQAASEAVYPVDVAVEAHDRQGLLRDISEVFARDKTNVIGVQTQSVKGTAWMTFTVEISDSGRLAKVLAAVATVSGVRSARRR, encoded by the coding sequence ATGAAAAGTTTGACGGCAGTCGCTCAGCCTGCGCCCGGCGCAGAACATCTTCCGGCAGAGCCGGTTTCTCCTCTGGTGGCTGCAACCGCCCATGCACTGCCTGCACAGGACGATGTGCTGGCCCGGGCACGCTCCTTCGCGTTGCCCCTGATTGCCGAGGAAACCCTGGATACGGGTGAAAACGCGTTGCAGCACGCCGATGCGGTGGCAGCCATCCTCAAGCACATTGGGGGCTCCGAAGCGATGCAGGCCGCAGCCTACCTGGTGCACGCCAGCGAACAGCTGAACAAGCCGCGCGAAGTCATTGGCAAGGTGTTTGGCGAAAGCTATGCATCGCTGGCAGTCGAGACCGTTGCGCTGATGAAGGTGCAGGCTCAGGCACGCCAGGCCGATGCCGGCCATCTGGTGGACGACCCTGCCACCCAGACCGAGAACATCCGCAAGATGCTGTTGGCGTTTTCGCGCGACCTGCGGGTGGTGATGCTGCGGCTCACCTCACGCCTGCAGACCCTGCGCTGGTACGCCGCCAGCAAAAGGCCGGTGTCGCCGGCCATTGCGCGCGAGAGCCTGCAGGTGTTTGCGCCACTGGCCAACCGGCTGGGCATCTGGCAGATCAAATGGGAGCTGGAAGACCTGTCCTTCCGCTTTCTGGAGCCCGACACCTACAAGAAGATAGCAAAGCTGCTGGACGAGACCCGTGTGGAGCGAGAGCTGTACATGGTGACCCTGCGCGAGCGGCTCGAATCGGCGCTGCGTTCCCACAGCATCAGCGCCACCGTGGCGGGCAGGCCCAAGCACATCTACAGCATCATCAAGAAGATGCGAGGCAAGTCGCTGGATTTCGAGCAATTGTTTGACATCCGCGCTTTGCGTGTGGTGGTGCCCACGGTGAAAGATTGCTACGCAGCCTTGTCGTTTGTGCACGAAACATTCGCGCCCATCGAGTCTGAATTCGACGACTACATTGCCAAGCCCAAGCCCAACGGCTACCAATCGCTGCACACCGTGGTGCGCGATGACAATGGCAAGGCCATTGAAATCCAGATCCGCACCCAGGCCATGCATGACCATGCCGAAAATGGCGTGGCAGCGCACTGGGCCTACAAGGAAGCCGGGGCCAAGGGCTATGCGGGTGTCACTGCCAGCAGTGATTACGACGCCAAGATTGCCGTGCTGCGCCAGCTGCTGGCATGGCGCAAGGATCTGGTCGGGCAGACGCAGGACAGTGGTCTGTTTGATGACCATATCTACGTGCTGACTCCGGACGCAGCTGTGATTGAGCTGCCCCAGGGTGCCACCCCGGTCGATTTCGCCTACTCCGTCCACACCGAGCTGGGCCACCGCTGCCGCGGTGCCAAGGTCGATGGGCAGATGGTGCCACTCAACACCGCGCTGCAGAACGGCCAGACGGTGGAAGTGGTTGCTGTCAAGGAAGGGCGGCCGTCGCGTGACTGGCTCAATGCCGAGCTGGGTTACCTGGTCAGCTCGCGCGCCAAGGCAAAGGTGCGCGCCTGGTTCAATGCACAGATCACCCACGAGAACGTGAGCCGGGGTCGCGAACTGGTGGAAAAACTGCTGCAGAGGGAGGGCAAGACGTCTCTCAAGCACGATGACCTGGCGGAGCAACTGGGCTTCAAGACTGCCGAGGCGTTGTTCGAGGTGGTTGGCAAAGACGAGCTATCGCTGCGTGCCATCGAAAACATACTGCGCCCGCCTGAACCACAAGCACCGCAGGACGAATTACTGCTCAACCGCCCGCGCAAGGCGAGCGATGGCTCTGGCAAGGGCGGGGTGTTGGTGGTGGGTGTTGATTCACTGATGACCCAGCTGGCCAAATGCTGCAAGCCCGCGCCTCCGGATGTGATTGGCGGTTTTGTCACCCGGGGCAAGGGTGTGAGCGTGCACCGCTGCGACTGCAGCAATTTCCGGGAGATGCGCGCGCGCAATCCGGAGCGCGTGATCGAAGTCGAGTGGGGCTATGGTGGACGCCAGGCGGCCAGCGAAGCCGTGTATCCCGTGGATGTGGCGGTGGAGGCGCACGACCGCCAGGGCCTGCTGCGCGATATTTCCGAAGTCTTTGCCAGGGACAAGACGAATGTGATCGGCGTGCAGACCCAGTCTGTCAAAGGAACGGCATGGATGACTTTCACCGTGGAGATTTCGGATTCGGGCCGGCTGGCCAAGGTGCTGGCTGCAGTAGCCACGGTTTCCGGCGTGCGTTCGGCGCGGCGGCGGTAA
- a CDS encoding alpha/beta fold hydrolase: MLEQPRLQYVTCAVAGNTEAGRSNATHRMAYWEWNHTGDLRHPHVIVCVHGLTRQGRDFDALASQLALHARVICPDVVGRGYSDWLDNPQGYQVPLYVADMLALLQQVHKAAPIGSLDWVGTSMGGLIGMGLAGEKSIQPVLPVPIRRLVLNDVGPVIEPASLVRIGGYVGKNMVYASEAQAVEALWQLSRGFGPHTPDEWLALSRPMLRPESGLAVRLHYDPAIGEPMRAMTPEMAAAGEQLLWQLYDSIGADTLVLRGAESDLLSAKTAQSMAERGPRARVIEFAGVGHAPTLVSFDQVAAVLAFLCGS, from the coding sequence ATGCTTGAACAACCACGCTTGCAATATGTCACCTGTGCGGTCGCTGGCAATACGGAGGCAGGGCGGAGCAATGCCACCCACCGCATGGCCTATTGGGAATGGAACCATACCGGCGATCTGCGGCATCCGCATGTCATCGTCTGCGTGCATGGGCTCACGCGGCAGGGGCGCGATTTTGATGCACTGGCCAGCCAACTGGCGCTGCATGCGCGGGTGATCTGCCCTGATGTGGTAGGGCGGGGCTACAGCGACTGGCTCGACAATCCCCAGGGCTACCAGGTGCCCTTGTATGTGGCCGATATGCTGGCGCTGCTGCAGCAGGTGCACAAGGCGGCACCCATTGGCAGTCTCGATTGGGTTGGCACGAGTATGGGTGGCCTGATCGGCATGGGGCTGGCGGGAGAAAAAAGCATTCAGCCGGTGCTGCCTGTGCCGATCCGGCGCCTGGTGTTGAACGATGTGGGGCCGGTTATCGAGCCGGCATCGCTCGTCCGTATCGGTGGCTATGTCGGAAAGAACATGGTATATGCCAGCGAAGCGCAGGCGGTGGAGGCGCTGTGGCAACTGTCCCGGGGTTTTGGTCCGCATACGCCGGATGAGTGGCTCGCGCTGTCGCGTCCGATGCTTCGGCCTGAAAGCGGCTTGGCAGTGCGCCTGCATTACGACCCGGCCATTGGTGAGCCCATGCGGGCCATGACACCGGAGATGGCAGCCGCAGGCGAGCAGCTCCTCTGGCAACTGTATGACAGCATTGGTGCCGATACCTTGGTGCTGCGTGGTGCAGAATCGGACTTGCTTTCTGCCAAAACAGCCCAATCTATGGCGGAACGCGGGCCCAGAGCCCGCGTCATTGAATTTGCGGGGGTCGGCCATGCGCCCACCCTGGTATCTTTTGATCAAGTAGCTGCGGTGCTGGCCTTTTTGTGCGGTTCGTAG
- a CDS encoding 3-hydroxybutyrate dehydrogenase, with amino-acid sequence MLKGKTALVTGSTSGIGLGIAKALARQGAHTILNGFGDAEGPKAEVRDATAGSGARIGYHGADMSKAADIEAMFAYAAQEFGQVDILVNNAGIQHVANVQDFPVERWDAVIAINLTSAFHTSRLALPAMQKSGWGRIINVASVHGLVGSAGKSAYVAAKHGIVGLTKVTALENAASGITCNAICPGWVLTPLVQKQVDAKAEQLKISNEEAKKLLLGEKEPSMQFTTPEELGELAVFFCSPAANNVRGVAWNMDGGWVAQ; translated from the coding sequence ATGCTGAAAGGTAAAACCGCGCTGGTCACCGGATCGACAAGCGGCATCGGCCTGGGAATTGCGAAGGCACTGGCGCGCCAGGGCGCCCACACCATCCTCAATGGCTTTGGCGACGCCGAAGGCCCGAAGGCCGAAGTACGCGACGCCACGGCCGGGTCTGGCGCTCGCATTGGCTACCATGGCGCCGACATGAGCAAGGCCGCAGACATCGAAGCCATGTTTGCCTACGCCGCGCAGGAGTTTGGCCAGGTGGACATTCTGGTCAACAACGCTGGTATCCAGCATGTGGCCAATGTGCAGGATTTTCCTGTGGAACGCTGGGACGCCGTCATCGCCATCAACCTGACAAGCGCCTTCCACACCAGCCGGCTCGCACTGCCTGCCATGCAAAAAAGCGGCTGGGGCCGCATCATCAATGTGGCCTCGGTGCACGGCCTGGTGGGTTCTGCCGGTAAATCGGCCTACGTGGCGGCCAAGCACGGCATTGTGGGCCTGACCAAGGTGACTGCACTGGAAAACGCAGCCTCGGGCATCACCTGTAACGCCATCTGCCCCGGCTGGGTGCTGACCCCCCTGGTACAAAAGCAGGTAGACGCCAAAGCCGAACAACTCAAGATCAGCAACGAAGAAGCCAAAAAGCTGCTGCTGGGAGAGAAAGAGCCTTCGATGCAGTTCACCACCCCGGAAGAACTGGGCGAGCTTGCGGTGTTCTTCTGCTCCCCCGCTGCCAACAATGTGCGCGGCGTCGCCTGGAACATGGACGGCGGCTGGGTGGCCCAATAA
- the ompR gene encoding osmolarity response regulator transcription factor OmpR, translated as MVTATNRVDKILVVDDDARIRDLLRRYLSHEGFEVMIAEDGKGLQRILLRETVDLIVLDLMMPGEDGLSICRRLRASNDRTPIIMLTAKGEDVDRIVGLEVGADDYIGKPFNPRELLARIHAVLRRRPPQEAPGAPSGENEVVNFGPFTFDMSTRVLTKDGEELPLTTGEFAMLKTLVRHPRQPLSREKLALLARGREFEPFDRSLDVQVSRLRKLVEVDPAAPRYIQTVWGVGYVFVPDGAN; from the coding sequence ATGGTGACTGCAACCAACCGTGTAGACAAAATTCTGGTCGTGGATGACGACGCCCGTATCCGCGACCTGCTGCGCCGCTACCTGTCGCATGAAGGTTTCGAGGTCATGATTGCCGAAGACGGCAAGGGCCTGCAGCGCATCCTGCTGCGCGAAACCGTCGATCTGATCGTGCTGGATCTGATGATGCCCGGTGAAGACGGCCTGTCGATCTGCCGCCGCCTGCGCGCCAGCAACGACCGCACCCCCATCATCATGCTGACCGCCAAGGGCGAAGACGTGGACCGCATCGTTGGCCTGGAAGTGGGCGCAGATGACTACATCGGCAAGCCTTTCAACCCGCGTGAACTGCTGGCCCGTATCCACGCCGTGTTGCGCCGTCGCCCACCCCAGGAAGCGCCTGGTGCGCCTTCCGGCGAAAACGAAGTGGTCAACTTCGGCCCCTTCACATTTGACATGAGCACCCGGGTGCTGACCAAGGATGGCGAAGAGCTACCCCTGACCACGGGCGAATTCGCCATGCTCAAGACCCTGGTACGCCACCCCCGCCAGCCGCTGTCGCGCGAAAAGCTGGCCCTGCTGGCACGTGGCCGTGAGTTCGAACCCTTTGACCGCAGCCTGGACGTGCAGGTCTCGCGGCTGCGCAAGCTGGTCGAAGTCGACCCCGCAGCGCCGCGCTACATCCAGACCGTGTGGGGCGTAGGCTATGTGTTCGTGCCAGACGGCGCCAACTGA